The Tistrella mobilis genome window below encodes:
- a CDS encoding LysE family translocator, which yields MSPETWIAFAAASAALLVMPGPTVLLVISYALSHGRRTAGAVVGGVALGDLTAMTASMAGMGALLATSATVFTIVKIAGAAYLVWLGLKLWRAPVAIDAAGLVAEAPPSETRLGRVFLHAWLVTALNPKGIVFFVAFLPQFIDPTAPLLPQMVILEATFIGLAIVNVSLYGLAAGRARRVIRRPAVQRAVNRTGGTLMIGAGLATALMRRTPG from the coding sequence ATGTCGCCTGAAACCTGGATCGCCTTCGCCGCCGCCTCGGCGGCGCTGCTCGTCATGCCGGGGCCGACCGTGCTTCTGGTCATCTCCTATGCGCTGTCCCATGGCCGGCGCACCGCAGGCGCGGTGGTGGGCGGGGTGGCGCTGGGCGACCTGACCGCCATGACCGCCTCCATGGCCGGCATGGGGGCGCTGCTTGCCACCTCGGCCACCGTCTTCACCATCGTGAAGATCGCAGGCGCCGCCTATCTGGTCTGGCTGGGGCTGAAGCTCTGGCGGGCGCCGGTCGCCATCGATGCGGCGGGGCTGGTCGCCGAGGCGCCGCCCTCTGAAACCCGGCTCGGCCGGGTGTTCCTGCATGCCTGGCTGGTGACAGCGCTCAATCCCAAGGGCATCGTCTTCTTCGTGGCCTTCCTGCCGCAATTCATCGACCCCACGGCACCGCTGCTGCCGCAGATGGTGATCCTTGAGGCCACCTTCATCGGCCTCGCCATCGTCAATGTCTCGCTCTACGGCCTTGCCGCCGGGCGGGCGCGGCGGGTGATCCGCCGGCCGGCGGTACAGCGTGCGGTCAACCGCACCGGCGGCACGCTGATGATCGGCGCGGGGCTCGCCACCGCGCTGATGCGCCGGACACCTGGTTGA
- a CDS encoding DUF1826 domain-containing protein, translated as MIDTAAIRRPVPPKVVILHPHAGAATDPLRAHPPHLPGVVVTGCDRAPGLALARRDTAIGIWWRDPPPVVALLDQAPETALPDGRLTVEADSAMIAAAAQKLVGTGHLEPPTAQALIADITRVLTRFAAMSRAHHLAIRLEVVSGPACRRFHQDHVRARLLCSYRGPGTELAPATVDRDAGPAALCLGAGHVAVLRGHRHPLGAGRVLHRSPQGVTGKRLLLAADADPDCSC; from the coding sequence ATGATTGACACCGCCGCCATCCGCCGCCCCGTTCCGCCCAAGGTCGTCATCCTGCATCCGCATGCGGGGGCGGCAACGGACCCGCTGCGGGCTCATCCTCCGCATCTGCCCGGTGTGGTGGTGACCGGCTGCGACCGGGCGCCGGGCCTGGCACTGGCCAGGCGCGACACCGCGATCGGCATCTGGTGGCGGGATCCGCCCCCGGTGGTGGCGCTGCTGGATCAGGCGCCGGAAACCGCCCTGCCCGACGGGCGGCTGACCGTCGAAGCGGATTCCGCCATGATCGCTGCGGCTGCGCAGAAGCTGGTCGGCACCGGCCATCTGGAGCCGCCGACCGCGCAGGCGCTGATTGCCGACATCACCCGGGTGCTGACACGCTTCGCCGCCATGTCGCGGGCCCATCATCTGGCGATCCGGCTGGAGGTGGTGTCGGGCCCGGCCTGCCGGCGCTTCCATCAGGATCACGTCCGGGCGCGGCTGCTGTGCAGCTATCGCGGCCCCGGTACCGAGCTGGCCCCCGCGACGGTGGACCGGGATGCCGGGCCGGCGGCCCTGTGCCTGGGCGCCGGCCATGTCGCGGTGCTGCGCGGCCATCGCCATCCGCTGGGGGCCGGGCGGGTGCTGCACCGTTCTCCCCAGGGGGTCACCGGAAAACGGCTGCTGCTGGCGGCCGATGCCGACCCCGATTGCAGCTGTTGA
- a CDS encoding helix-turn-helix transcriptional regulator produces MLTDRRVILRNGVGVIARVLQRRELLLTRIVVDQPTLMVVRRGLKLLRAAGTETVIPAGGAAAIAGGEVFDVVNRPESGLYAADFLSIDQAVIAGFAVPEAVRPIARALAIPAMAPDFLEAYERARAAVADPAAVPETVAVQRMREVLGWIAHHGGTFPPPVPPTIAQRIRALVAGDLAAPWRAAEVASQLAMSEATLRRKLAAQGTSLTDLVTETRMAHALMLLQVTDQPVATIAALVGYDSPSRFAARFRQRFGHPPAAIRDQTDPAPTRLSA; encoded by the coding sequence ATGCTGACGGATCGCCGGGTGATCCTGCGCAACGGGGTGGGGGTGATCGCCCGGGTGCTGCAGCGCCGGGAATTGCTGCTGACCCGGATCGTGGTCGATCAGCCGACCCTGATGGTGGTCCGTCGTGGTCTCAAGCTGCTGCGCGCGGCCGGGACGGAGACGGTGATCCCGGCCGGCGGGGCGGCGGCGATTGCGGGTGGCGAGGTCTTCGACGTGGTCAACCGGCCGGAGAGCGGGCTCTATGCCGCCGATTTCCTGAGTATCGATCAGGCCGTGATCGCGGGCTTTGCGGTGCCCGAGGCCGTGCGGCCGATCGCCCGGGCCCTCGCCATCCCGGCCATGGCGCCGGATTTCCTTGAGGCCTATGAGCGGGCGCGGGCGGCGGTCGCCGATCCGGCGGCGGTGCCGGAAACCGTGGCCGTGCAGCGGATGCGCGAGGTGCTGGGCTGGATCGCCCATCACGGCGGCACCTTCCCGCCGCCGGTGCCGCCGACCATCGCACAGCGCATCCGCGCCCTTGTGGCAGGGGATCTGGCGGCGCCCTGGCGGGCGGCGGAGGTGGCATCGCAGCTTGCCATGAGCGAGGCGACGCTGCGCCGGAAGCTGGCCGCCCAGGGCACCTCGCTCACCGATCTGGTGACCGAGACCCGCATGGCCCATGCGTTGATGCTGCTGCAGGTGACCGATCAGCCGGTGGCGACCATCGCGGCCCTGGTCGGCTATGACAGCCCCTCGCGCTTCGCCGCCCGCTTCCGCCAGCGCTTCGGCCACCCGCCCGCAGCGATCCGCGACCAGACCGATCCGGCCCCGACACGTCTCTCGGCCTGA
- a CDS encoding DMT family transporter — protein MALSTQARGTALATAGILTLTPDTLLVRLIAADPWLLLFWRGGLMALTILVAWWVVTREPPWRALTRIGRTGWASGMALGLGSVCFILSLNYTAVANTLVIISSGSLFGALLSRAFLGEPVPLRTWAAICAALAGIALLVFGGRIFGDEAAGQAGSRLGDLIALVAALLMAIHLVILRASGGRIPSTPVVGVGGLTCCIIGLAVALALGLRPLLPDADVVPLVLVYGLVVLPVSFALISSAPRYIPAAEVSLIMLAEAVIGPFWVWLAVDEVPPMATFAGGAVVLTTLILHGIAGFRAERRRRHA, from the coding sequence ATGGCGCTTTCCACACAGGCGCGCGGCACCGCGCTTGCCACCGCAGGCATTCTGACCCTTACACCAGACACGCTTCTGGTGCGATTGATCGCCGCCGATCCCTGGCTGCTGCTGTTCTGGCGCGGCGGGTTGATGGCACTGACCATCCTGGTCGCCTGGTGGGTGGTGACCCGCGAACCGCCCTGGCGGGCGCTCACCCGCATCGGCCGCACCGGCTGGGCATCGGGCATGGCGCTGGGGCTGGGCTCGGTCTGCTTCATCCTGTCGCTGAACTACACCGCGGTCGCCAACACGCTGGTGATCATCTCGTCGGGCTCGCTGTTCGGCGCCCTGCTGTCGCGCGCCTTTCTGGGCGAACCGGTGCCGCTGCGCACCTGGGCCGCGATCTGTGCGGCCCTGGCGGGCATCGCGCTTCTGGTCTTCGGCGGCCGGATCTTCGGAGACGAGGCCGCCGGCCAGGCCGGCAGCCGGCTGGGCGACCTGATCGCACTGGTCGCCGCCCTGCTGATGGCGATCCATCTGGTGATCCTGCGCGCCAGCGGCGGCCGCATCCCCTCCACCCCCGTGGTGGGCGTGGGCGGGCTCACCTGCTGCATCATCGGGCTTGCAGTCGCGCTGGCCCTGGGCCTGCGACCGCTGCTGCCCGACGCCGATGTCGTGCCGCTGGTGCTGGTCTACGGGCTGGTGGTGCTGCCGGTCTCTTTCGCACTGATCTCGTCCGCGCCCCGCTACATCCCGGCGGCGGAGGTCAGCCTGATCATGCTGGCAGAGGCGGTGATCGGCCCGTTCTGGGTCTGGCTGGCGGTGGATGAAGTGCCGCCCATGGCCACCTTCGCGGGCGGTGCGGTGGTGTTGACCACCCTGATCCTGCACGGCATCGCCGGCTTCCGCGCCGAGCGGCGCCGGCGCCACGCATAA
- a CDS encoding YbhB/YbcL family Raf kinase inhibitor-like protein: MPARISSAVAAAAMAALIAMPASAGDFRLTSPDMPDGRLPAAQVLSAAYGFGCDGGNLSPALTWQGAPAGTRSFVLTVHDPDAPTGIGWTHWVVANIPADAQGIETGASGNAARLPAGAVETRTDFGVPGYGGACPPEGSEHRYVFTLTALGVETLPVATPEAMPALIGFFTNAHALGKAVLEVRYGR; this comes from the coding sequence ATGCCTGCCAGGATCTCTTCCGCCGTCGCTGCCGCCGCCATGGCGGCCCTGATCGCTATGCCTGCATCGGCCGGCGACTTCCGCCTGACCAGCCCCGACATGCCCGATGGCCGGCTGCCGGCTGCACAGGTGCTCTCGGCCGCATACGGCTTCGGCTGTGACGGCGGCAACCTGTCGCCGGCGCTGACATGGCAGGGAGCGCCCGCCGGCACCCGCAGCTTCGTGCTGACGGTGCACGATCCGGATGCCCCCACCGGCATCGGCTGGACCCATTGGGTGGTGGCGAACATCCCGGCCGATGCGCAGGGCATCGAGACCGGCGCCTCGGGCAATGCCGCACGCCTGCCCGCCGGTGCGGTCGAAACCCGCACCGATTTCGGCGTCCCCGGCTATGGCGGCGCCTGCCCGCCCGAAGGGAGCGAGCATCGCTATGTCTTCACCCTGACGGCGCTGGGCGTCGAGACCCTGCCGGTGGCGACGCCCGAGGCCATGCCGGCGCTGATCGGCTTTTTCACCAACGCCCATGCGCTGGGCAAGGCCGTGCTGGAGGTGCGCTACGGGCGCTGA
- a CDS encoding methylmalonyl-CoA mutase subunit beta yields the protein MVKPVQTSNPLEPATPLAADFDPPSRDAWMALVEKTLKGAPYEKKLRWKTRDGLSVEPLYTPEDGIAARMLPRPATGDSDRPWDLRTLVRHPDPATANIQVLEDLENGAASVLLRLDPTGCDGIAAVSAEDLATVLDGVMIDLAPVGLDAGALDIEAAGWLAGFARSQPGAIRAPLAFNMDPISAFAASGTAPGSVQARVARAAALAKRLAPDLLEARFLRASGQVVHEAGGGEAQELGVMAAAAVLYVRALVEAGFEVDEAFRRVTLGLAVDGEYFTSLAKLRAARAIWGRITAASGVDVPARIEARSSARMLSKVDPWVNLLRLTAAGFAGAVGGADVVVLAPFTDAIGHPGALARRQARNTQLVLMEESHLGRVADPAAGAWALEQLTDGFARAGWAAFQAIEQAGGLIAALEAGIVQDRAATTRAAIEAAVAKRQTGLIGVSEFPNLGDVAPTMDEVDPASFARPMPEIAADGPASACTPLTPMRLAEPYEQLREAARGLTADGSYPKALLVTLGTPADYTARLTFTRNLLAAGGIDADIHDGTDGLPAGARLAVLCSSDARYAEEAAAAAAALKAAGAAHVWLAGRPGELEAALSEAGVSRFLAAGMDALALLAEAHAAVATPSAGTEA from the coding sequence GTGGTGAAACCTGTGCAGACGAGCAACCCCCTCGAACCCGCCACCCCGCTGGCCGCGGATTTCGATCCGCCGTCGCGGGATGCCTGGATGGCCCTGGTCGAGAAGACCCTGAAGGGCGCGCCCTACGAGAAGAAGCTGCGCTGGAAGACCCGGGACGGGTTGAGCGTCGAGCCGCTCTACACGCCCGAAGACGGCATCGCCGCCCGCATGCTGCCGCGCCCCGCAACGGGTGATTCCGACCGGCCCTGGGATCTGCGCACCCTGGTCCGCCACCCCGATCCCGCAACCGCGAACATCCAGGTTCTCGAAGATCTGGAGAACGGTGCCGCCTCGGTGCTGCTGCGCCTCGACCCGACCGGCTGCGACGGCATCGCCGCGGTCTCGGCCGAGGATCTGGCGACCGTGCTCGACGGCGTGATGATCGACCTGGCCCCGGTCGGGCTCGATGCCGGCGCGCTCGATATCGAGGCGGCGGGCTGGCTCGCCGGTTTCGCCCGCAGCCAGCCCGGCGCCATCCGCGCGCCGCTCGCCTTCAACATGGACCCGATTTCAGCCTTTGCCGCCAGCGGTACCGCGCCGGGCTCGGTCCAGGCCCGTGTCGCCCGGGCGGCGGCGCTGGCGAAGCGCCTGGCGCCGGATCTGCTGGAAGCCCGCTTCCTGCGCGCCTCGGGCCAGGTGGTCCACGAGGCCGGCGGCGGTGAGGCCCAGGAACTGGGCGTGATGGCGGCGGCGGCCGTGCTCTATGTACGGGCACTGGTCGAGGCCGGGTTCGAGGTCGACGAGGCCTTCCGCCGCGTGACGCTGGGCCTTGCGGTCGATGGCGAATACTTCACCTCGCTCGCCAAGCTCCGTGCGGCGCGGGCGATCTGGGGGCGGATCACGGCGGCCTCCGGCGTCGATGTTCCGGCCCGGATCGAGGCGCGGTCGTCGGCACGCATGCTTTCGAAGGTCGACCCCTGGGTGAACCTGCTGCGGCTGACCGCGGCCGGTTTTGCCGGTGCGGTCGGCGGCGCCGATGTGGTCGTGCTCGCCCCCTTCACCGATGCGATCGGCCATCCCGGGGCGCTTGCCCGCCGCCAGGCCCGCAATACCCAGCTGGTGCTGATGGAAGAAAGCCATCTGGGCCGGGTTGCCGACCCCGCCGCCGGCGCCTGGGCGCTGGAGCAGCTGACCGACGGCTTCGCCCGCGCCGGCTGGGCCGCCTTCCAGGCGATCGAGCAGGCCGGCGGCCTGATCGCGGCGCTGGAAGCCGGCATCGTGCAGGACCGTGCGGCCACCACCCGGGCTGCGATCGAGGCCGCGGTGGCAAAGCGCCAGACCGGCCTGATCGGCGTCTCGGAATTCCCCAATCTGGGCGATGTCGCCCCCACCATGGACGAGGTCGACCCCGCTTCCTTCGCCCGGCCGATGCCCGAGATCGCGGCCGATGGCCCGGCATCCGCCTGCACGCCGCTCACCCCCATGCGCCTGGCCGAGCCTTACGAGCAGCTGCGCGAGGCCGCCCGTGGCCTGACGGCCGATGGCTCGTACCCGAAGGCGCTGCTGGTGACGCTGGGCACGCCCGCCGATTATACCGCCCGGCTGACTTTCACCCGCAACCTGCTGGCCGCGGGCGGTATCGATGCCGATATTCACGACGGCACCGATGGTCTGCCGGCCGGTGCGCGCCTCGCCGTGCTCTGCTCGTCGGATGCGCGCTATGCCGAAGAGGCGGCGGCGGCAGCTGCCGCGCTGAAGGCGGCCGGTGCCGCCCATGTCTGGCTGGCCGGCCGGCCGGGCGAGCTGGAGGCGGCGCTGAGCGAGGCCGGTGTCTCGCGCTTCCTGGCCGCGGGCATGGACGCGCTCGCTTTGCTTGCCGAGGCCCATGCGGCCGTGGCCACCCCTTCTGCCGGTACGGAGGCCTGA
- a CDS encoding enoyl-CoA hydratase-related protein: MEIGFRDGIATVRFDDGKANALDAGWFTRLDAALDEAEAAGARALVLAGRDGMFSAGLNLKILPDMSGPEFIAFFGQFSRLVLRLHGFAMPTVAALTGHAIAGGAILAYACDMRCMTAGPYRLQLNETAIGMPLPAWMLMVAQTVVPRHLEARALLHAEAFSAEAALAENLIDDIEVDAASTVARAERMAQDLAERLSPAAYAATKARLRGPAIRAALDGLAADLAMLR, from the coding sequence ATGGAGATCGGCTTCCGGGACGGGATCGCCACCGTCCGATTCGACGACGGCAAGGCCAATGCGCTCGACGCCGGTTGGTTCACCCGGCTGGATGCGGCGCTGGACGAGGCCGAGGCGGCGGGTGCCCGCGCCCTGGTGCTGGCCGGGCGCGACGGCATGTTTTCGGCCGGGCTGAACCTGAAGATATTGCCCGACATGTCCGGCCCCGAGTTCATCGCCTTTTTCGGGCAGTTCTCGCGGCTGGTGCTGCGCCTGCACGGGTTTGCCATGCCGACGGTGGCGGCCCTGACCGGCCACGCCATCGCCGGCGGTGCCATTCTGGCCTATGCCTGCGACATGCGCTGCATGACCGCCGGCCCCTATCGGCTGCAGCTGAACGAGACCGCGATCGGCATGCCGTTGCCGGCCTGGATGCTGATGGTGGCGCAGACCGTGGTGCCCCGGCATCTGGAGGCGCGGGCGCTGCTTCATGCCGAAGCCTTCTCGGCCGAGGCGGCGCTGGCCGAAAACCTGATCGACGATATCGAAGTGGATGCCGCCAGCACCGTCGCCCGGGCCGAGCGCATGGCGCAGGATCTGGCGGAGCGCCTGTCGCCGGCCGCCTATGCCGCAACCAAGGCGCGGTTGCGCGGCCCGGCGATCCGCGCGGCGCTGGACGGGCTGGCGGCGGATCTGGCGATGCTGCGCTGA
- a CDS encoding helix-turn-helix domain-containing protein produces the protein MSTARARTTPHKAASFGELLRDWRQRRRLSQLALASEAEISTRHLSFIETGRAMPSRTMVLRLAEQLEVPLRERNELLVAAGHAPEFVERRLDDPALAAARRAVELVLKAHEPFPAVALDRHWTIIAANEAVAPMLEGVAPHLLAGAINVMRLSLHPEGLAPRILNLAEVRAHLLDRLRRQIDMSADPVLIELMAEVKSWPAPIHIATAAIAQDPYGGLVVPVKLASPAGPLTLFSTTTVFGSPLDITLAELAIETFFPGDDATARAFRDQRP, from the coding sequence ATGAGCACCGCCCGCGCACGGACGACGCCCCACAAGGCCGCCTCTTTCGGAGAGCTGCTGCGCGACTGGCGCCAGCGCCGCCGGCTGAGTCAGCTGGCCCTTGCCAGCGAGGCCGAAATCTCCACGCGCCATCTCAGCTTCATCGAGACCGGCCGCGCCATGCCGAGCCGGACGATGGTGCTGCGACTGGCCGAACAGCTGGAGGTGCCGCTGCGCGAACGCAACGAGCTGCTGGTGGCGGCCGGTCATGCCCCGGAATTCGTCGAACGCCGGCTGGACGATCCGGCGCTGGCAGCGGCCCGGCGGGCGGTCGAACTGGTGCTGAAGGCCCACGAGCCCTTCCCGGCGGTGGCGCTGGACCGGCACTGGACGATCATTGCCGCCAATGAGGCGGTGGCACCGATGCTGGAGGGGGTGGCTCCCCATCTGCTGGCCGGCGCCATAAATGTGATGCGGCTGTCGCTGCACCCGGAAGGGCTGGCGCCGCGGATCCTGAACCTGGCGGAAGTTCGCGCCCATCTGCTCGACCGGCTGCGCCGGCAGATCGATATGAGCGCCGACCCGGTGCTGATCGAGCTGATGGCCGAGGTGAAATCCTGGCCGGCGCCGATCCATATCGCGACCGCCGCCATCGCCCAGGATCCCTATGGCGGGCTGGTGGTGCCGGTGAAACTGGCAAGCCCGGCCGGGCCGCTCACCCTGTTCAGCACCACCACCGTCTTCGGCTCGCCGCTCGACATCACGCTTGCCGAGCTTGCGATCGAAACCTTCTTTCCCGGCGATGACGCAACGGCCCGGGCCTTCCGTGATCAGCGCCCGTAG
- the scpA gene encoding methylmalonyl-CoA mutase, with amino-acid sequence MARTLPDFAALDFDAVTPAAAPDVAAAVEPWVTPEGIEVKPAYGPDALAGIDFTGTYPGVAPYVRGPYPTMYATNPWTIRQYAGFSTAEDSNAFYRRNLAAGQKGLSVAFDLATHRGYDSDHPRVKGDVGMAGVAIDSIYDMRTLFSGIPLDQMSVSMTMNGAILPVMALYIVAAEEQGVPHDKLTGTVQNDILKEFMVRNTYIYPPAPSMRIISDIFAYTAKEMPRFNSISISGYHMQEAGASADLELAYTLADGIEYIRAGVAAGMDVDRFAPRLSFFWAIGMNYFMETAKMRAARLLWAKLVKQHFNPKDPRSLSLRTHSQTSGWSLAAQDVFNNVARTCVEAMAAAAGQTQSLHTNSLDEAIALPTDFSARIARNTQLFLQTESGLTKLIDAWGGSHYVERLTYDLAQRALAHIEEVEALGGMTKAIEAGVPKLRIEESAARTQARIDSGRQSVVGVNRYRPAQEDDIPVLKVDNEGVRRQQLEKLARLKAERSQAEVDAALAALEAGARGTGNLLELSVAAARAKATVGEISFALEKVFNRHAAQIRVNRGIYLPEVGEGNAVVERAREMIRAFKDLDGRAPRIMLAKMGQDGHDRGQKVIATAFSDLGFDVEIGPLFQTPEEAARAAAETDAHVVGASSLAAGHLTLVPELRAELDAQGKDNVMIVVGGVIPPQDFQALLDGGAAAVYPPGTVIAEAAIDLLEKLNLRLGYTQPRPEGSAFAD; translated from the coding sequence ATGGCACGTACGCTTCCCGATTTCGCCGCCCTCGATTTCGACGCAGTGACCCCCGCCGCAGCACCCGATGTGGCGGCGGCGGTCGAGCCTTGGGTTACCCCCGAAGGCATCGAGGTGAAGCCGGCCTACGGGCCCGATGCGCTGGCCGGCATCGACTTCACCGGCACCTATCCGGGTGTGGCGCCCTATGTACGGGGCCCCTATCCCACCATGTATGCCACCAATCCGTGGACGATCCGCCAGTATGCGGGGTTCTCGACCGCGGAAGACTCCAACGCCTTCTACCGCCGCAATCTCGCGGCCGGCCAGAAGGGCCTGTCGGTTGCCTTCGACCTGGCCACCCATCGCGGCTATGACAGCGATCATCCGCGGGTGAAGGGCGATGTCGGCATGGCCGGTGTCGCGATCGATTCGATCTACGACATGCGCACCCTGTTCAGCGGCATTCCGCTCGATCAGATGAGCGTGTCGATGACGATGAACGGTGCGATCCTGCCGGTGATGGCGCTCTATATCGTGGCGGCCGAAGAACAGGGCGTGCCGCACGACAAGCTGACCGGCACGGTCCAGAACGACATCCTCAAAGAATTCATGGTGCGGAACACCTATATCTATCCGCCCGCGCCGTCGATGAGGATCATTTCGGACATCTTCGCCTACACGGCGAAGGAGATGCCGCGCTTCAACTCGATCTCGATCTCCGGCTACCACATGCAGGAAGCCGGCGCCTCGGCCGATCTGGAACTGGCCTATACGCTGGCCGACGGCATCGAATACATCCGCGCCGGTGTCGCCGCCGGCATGGATGTCGATCGGTTCGCACCGCGGCTCAGCTTCTTCTGGGCGATCGGCATGAACTACTTCATGGAGACGGCCAAGATGCGGGCGGCGCGCCTGCTCTGGGCGAAGCTCGTGAAGCAGCATTTCAATCCCAAGGATCCGCGCTCGCTGTCGCTGCGCACCCACAGTCAGACCTCGGGCTGGTCGCTGGCGGCGCAGGACGTGTTCAACAACGTCGCGCGCACCTGCGTCGAGGCGATGGCGGCTGCCGCCGGCCAGACCCAGAGCCTGCACACCAATTCGCTGGACGAGGCGATTGCGCTGCCGACCGACTTCTCGGCCCGTATCGCCCGCAACACGCAGCTGTTCCTGCAGACCGAAAGCGGCCTGACGAAGCTGATCGACGCCTGGGGCGGCAGCCATTATGTCGAGCGGCTGACCTATGATCTGGCGCAGCGCGCGCTGGCCCATATCGAAGAAGTCGAGGCGCTGGGCGGCATGACCAAGGCCATCGAGGCCGGCGTGCCCAAGCTGCGTATCGAAGAATCCGCCGCGCGTACCCAGGCCCGCATCGACAGCGGCCGGCAGAGCGTGGTGGGCGTCAACCGCTACCGCCCGGCCCAGGAAGACGACATCCCGGTGCTGAAGGTCGACAACGAGGGCGTGCGGCGCCAGCAGCTGGAAAAGCTCGCGCGGCTGAAGGCCGAGCGCAGCCAGGCCGAGGTCGATGCGGCGCTGGCGGCGCTGGAAGCCGGGGCCCGTGGCACCGGCAACCTGCTGGAACTCTCGGTCGCGGCCGCCCGTGCCAAGGCGACGGTGGGCGAGATTTCCTTTGCGCTGGAGAAGGTCTTCAACCGTCATGCCGCACAGATCCGCGTCAACCGCGGCATCTATCTGCCGGAAGTGGGCGAGGGCAATGCGGTGGTCGAGCGGGCGCGCGAGATGATCCGCGCCTTCAAGGATCTGGACGGCCGCGCGCCCCGGATCATGCTTGCCAAGATGGGCCAGGACGGCCATGACCGCGGCCAGAAGGTGATCGCCACCGCCTTCTCGGATCTGGGCTTCGACGTCGAGATCGGGCCGCTGTTCCAGACCCCGGAAGAGGCCGCCAGGGCCGCTGCCGAGACCGATGCCCATGTCGTGGGGGCAAGCTCTCTGGCCGCCGGCCACCTCACGCTCGTGCCGGAACTGCGCGCCGAGCTGGATGCCCAGGGCAAGGACAATGTGATGATCGTGGTCGGCGGTGTGATCCCGCCCCAGGATTTCCAGGCCCTGCTGGACGGCGGCGCCGCGGCCGTCTATCCCCCCGGTACCGTGATCGCCGAGGCGGCGATCGACCTGCTGGAGAAGCTGAACCTGCGCCTGGGCTATACCCAGCCGCGGCCCGAAGGCTCTGCCTTCGCGGACTGA